The following proteins are co-located in the Dermochelys coriacea isolate rDerCor1 chromosome 4, rDerCor1.pri.v4, whole genome shotgun sequence genome:
- the LOC122459857 gene encoding uncharacterized protein LOC122459857 produces MASVNPSTERAGCCLADHPGDVSLEPVYLHSTKLPAGLSPAQPPPPEGASNIPAPLERATARPRREPAGLTQTPIGHLNRPLHPAHRQLAPARHAERGRRTRPPAPRPDSPPSRCGQARCRQKSGAEVAGSGPLAHTGRRRQQHPFSPALFVCRGRRHVTLSPLGREPAAARRLRAGASPAVAAAPGGEGGGLASVTAESALPQNVPRSLLHMLARRTGPQRACAQRPHMPTGDVKLLPSPFASLGLLSLAEVTPAARRGGAGRRDGAASTQQLTGARPDGTAEFLLRQITTDTTY; encoded by the exons ATGGCCTCAGTCAACCCCAGCACGGAGCGGGCAGGCTGTTGCCTTGCAGATCACCCCGGAGACGTCTCCCTCGAGCCTGTTTATTTGCACAGCACCAAACTGC CGGCGGGGctaagcccagcccagcctccccccccgGAGGGGGCGAGTAACATCCCAGCCCCGCTGGAGAGGGCCACAGCGAGACCGCGCCGGGAACCGGCTGGGCTCACGCAGACACCAATCGGCCACCTGAACCGGCCCCTCCATCCCGCCCACCGTCAGCTCGCTCCGGCCCGCCACGCAGAGCGGGGGCGAAGGACTCGCCCGCCCGCACCCAGGCCGGACTCACCCCCGAGTCGCTGCGGCCAGGCTCGCTGTCGCCAGAAGAGCGGAGCGGAGGTGGCAGGGTCCGGCCCCCTGGCGCACAcggggcggcggcggcagcaacACCCCTTCTCGCCTGCCTTGTTTGTGTGTCGGGGCAGGCGTCACGTCACCCTGTCTCCCCTAGGCCGAGAACCCGCAGCCGCCCGGAGACTGAGAGCCGGGGCCTCCCCAGCAGTAGCAGCcgccccggggggggagggagggggcttggCCAGTGTAACAGCAGAATCTGCCCTGCCTCAGAACGTGCCCCGTTCCCTTCTGCACATGCTCGCCCGCCGAACGGGGCCCCAGCGGGCATGCGCACAGCGTCCGCACATGCCCACTGGCGACGTGAAGCTGCTGCCCTCACCCTTTGCCTCTCTAGGGCTCCTGTCTCTGGCCGAGGTAACGCCCGCAGCGAGGCGGGGAGGAGCAGGCAGGAGGGATGGAGCAGcgagcacccagcagctcacaGGAGCCCGGCCGGATGG